The proteins below come from a single Magallana gigas chromosome 10, xbMagGiga1.1, whole genome shotgun sequence genomic window:
- the LOC105348277 gene encoding 5'-AMP-activated protein kinase subunit gamma-1 isoform X16 has translation MDLGNFAMPLLEQGVNDATNCNDHPEGDYRPRAGSTGFRGLFNKNKQRKQSGDDMKHSPSTSAKVKSFFAETFRPRSKSDLSGVKKPGKRHHSAKMDQSMDESHLRDSISPGKMEQCSPPGGGLPPGVPNPKGDHMSPMGQLLGGQLDDHNKNRHSSGQVEFMDRFRTRSNSDSRAKPPKWKLTQQRSISPTQERTLSPRKTSNANEPKSAPPNMKGSFLNHDHTHAIIYKSDPPVRFNLEGDLPEISNMEIEDLDENIDQAFAKFMRAHKCYDLIPTSAKLVIFDTQLNVKKAFFALVYNGVRAAPLWDTSKQDYVGMLTITDFINILHKYYKSPLIKMEELENHKIQTWREELKDKQRPFVCIEPDANLYQAIKTLITSKVHRLPVVDRVSGNALYVLTHKRILRFLYIYINELPKPGYMRQSLEELSIGTYENLVKATPKTPIIKALNMFVDHHISALPICDADGRVINIYAKFDVINLAAEKTYNDLDITIEQALQHKTQESWFEGVVTCKKNDTLEVVIEKIVKAEVHRLIVVDDEQRMFGVVSLSDILNYLILKPFGDFVSKKS, from the exons GACCTTGGAAACTTCGCCATGCCGCTGTTGGAACAGGGCGTCAATGATGCCACGAATTGTAACGACCATCCAGAGGGTGACTATCGACCCCGCGCTGGCTCTACTGGATTCAGGGGGCTgttcaacaaaaacaaacaacgcAAACAGTCAGGTGATGACATGAAACACTCCCCCTCCACATCCGCCAAAGTGAAAAGTTTCTTTGCAGAAACTTTCCGACCAAGATCAAAATCAGACCTTTCCGGGGTGAAAAAGCCCGGTAAACGACATCACAGTGCCAAAATGGATCAGTCTATGGACGAGAGTCATTTACGAGATTCTATTTCACCCGGGAAAATGGAACAGTGTAGTCCGCCCGGGGGAGGGTTACCCCCAGGGGTTCCCAACCCTAAGGGGGATCACATGTCCCCGATGGGTCAATTGTTGGGAGGTCAGTTGGATGACCATAACAAAAACAGGCATTCCTCAGGGCAGGTCGAGTTCATGGACAGGTTTAGAACGCGGTCTAATTCAGATTCTAGGGCCAAACCTCCAAAATGGAAACTTACTCAACAG AGAAGCATAAGTCCTACTCAAGAACGTACCT TATCTCCTAGAAAGACGTCCAATGCCAATGAACCAAAATCAGCTCCGCCCAACATGAAAGGTTCATTCCTTAACCACGATCACACTCATGCAATCATCTACAAATCGGACCCCCCAGTGCGG TTTAATCTGGAAGGGGATCTACCTGAAATATCGAACATGGAGATTGAGGATTTAG atGAAAACATTGACCAAGCATTTGCTAAATTTATGCGAGCACATAAGTGTTATGACTTAATTCCAACCAGTGCCAAATTAGTCATATTTGACACACAGTTGAAT GTGAAGAAGGCTTTCTTTGCGTTGGTGTACAATGGTGTGAGGGCAGCCCCTCTCTGGGACACCTCCAAACAGGACTACGTGGGCATGCTGACCATCACCGACTTCATCAACATCCTACACAAGTACTACAAGTCCCCCCTCATCAAGATGGAGGAGTTGGAGAACCACAAGATCCAGACGTGGCGCGAGGAGCTGAAGGACAAACAGCGGCCGTTTGTGTGTATCGAGCCGGACGCTAACCTGTACCAGGCCATCAAGACCCTCATCACCTCCAAGGTCCACCGCCTGCCGGTGGTAGACAGGGTCTCAGGCAACGCCCTCTATGTCCTTACCCACAAACGAATCCTCAGGTTCCTTTACATCTAT ATCAATGAGTTGCCAAAGCCTGGATACATGAGACAGAGTTTGGAGGAACTGTCCATAGGCACCTATGAAAACCTGGTCAAA GCCACTCCTAAGACACCGATCATCAAGGCCCTGAACATGTTTGTGGATCACCACATCTCAGCCCTGCCCATCTGTGATGCCGACGGTCGTGTCATCAACATCTACGCCAAATTTGATGTCATT aACTTGGCCGCAGAGAAGACAtacaatgaccttgacattacgATAGAGCAGGCTTTGCAGCACAAGACCCAG GAGAGCTGGTTTGAGGGGGTGGTGACCTGTAAAAAGAACGATACTCTGGAAGTGGTGATAGAAAAGATTGTCAAAGCGGAG